In a genomic window of Mus pahari chromosome 8, PAHARI_EIJ_v1.1, whole genome shotgun sequence:
- the Esd gene encoding S-formylglutathione hydrolase, with amino-acid sequence MALKQISSNRCFGGLQKVFEHSSVELKCKMKFAVYLPPQAESGKCPALYWLSGLTCTEQNFISKSGYQQAASEHGLVVIAPDTSPRGCNIKGEDDSWDFGTGAGFYVNATEDPWKANYRMYSYVTEELPQLINANFPVDPQRMSIFGHSMGGHGALICALKNPGKYKSVSAFAPICNPVLCPWGKKAFNGYLGPDESKWKAYDATCLVKSYSGSQIDILIDQGKDDEFLSNGQLLPDNFIAACTEKKIPVVFRLQEGYDHSYYFIATFIADHIRHHAKYLNA; translated from the exons ATGGCGCTCAAACAAATTTCCAGCAACAGGTGCTTTGGTGGGCTCCAGAAAGTTTTCGAACATAGCAG TGTTGAGctgaaatgtaaaatgaaatttgcTGTCTACCTACCACCCCAGGCCGAGAGTGGAAAGTGCCCAGCGCTTTACTGGCTGTCTG GTTTAACTTGCACAGAACAGAATTTCATATCAAAGTCTGGCTATCAGCAAGCTGCCTCCGAGCACGGCCTTGTGGTCATTGCCCCTGATACCAGCCCTC GTGGCTGCAATATTAAAGGAGAAGATGACAGCTGGGACTTTGGCACTGGTGCTGGGTTTTACGTGAATGCCACCGAAGATCCTTGGAAAGCCAACTACAGAATGTACTCTTACGTCACGGAGGAG CTTCCACAACTCATAAATGCCAATTTCCCAGTGGACCCACAGAGGATGTCTATTTTTGGTCACTCCATGGGAGGCCACGGAGCTCTGATTTGTGCTTTGAAAAATCCTGGAAAATACAAA TCCGTGTCAGCATTTGCTCCGATTTgcaaccctgtgctctgtccttgGGGCAAAAAAGCTTTTAATGGATATTTGGGACCAGATGAAAGTAAATGGAAG GCATATGATGCGACCTGTCTTGTGAAGTCCTATTCAGGTTCCCAGATTGACATCCTAATTGATCAAGGAAAAGATGACGAGTTTCTTTCAAATGGGCAGTTACTCCCTGATAACTTCATAGCTGCCTGCACAGAGAAGAAAATCCCTGTTGTTTTTAGGCTACAAGAG GGTTATGATCATAGCTACTACTTCATCGCAACCTTCATCGCCGACCACATCAGACACCATGCTAAGTACCTGAACGCATGA